A window of Sporosarcina luteola contains these coding sequences:
- the cysK gene encoding cysteine synthase A — protein MNKVGNTIADLVGKTPLVKLNRMANPDSADIYLKLEYFNPGSSVKDRIALAMIEAAEQSGDLKEGSTIIEPTSGNTGIGLAMIAAAKGYKAVLVMPDTMSLERRNLLRAYGADLVLTPGSEGMKGAIGKAEELAEKNGWFMPQQFNNEANPEVHRLTTGPEIADALDRVDAFISGIGTGGTITGAGGVLKERFPDVKIIAVEPTDSAVLSGGKPGPHKIQGIGAGFIPKVLDTDIYDEIIQVTNDEAYDTARRAAREEGILGGVSSGAAIFAAIQVAEKLGKGKNVVAILPSNGERYLSTPLYHFEEE, from the coding sequence ATGAATAAAGTCGGGAACACGATTGCGGATCTAGTTGGGAAAACGCCGCTCGTCAAGTTGAACCGCATGGCGAATCCGGACAGCGCTGATATTTATTTGAAACTGGAATACTTCAATCCGGGATCGAGTGTCAAAGATAGGATAGCGCTTGCGATGATTGAAGCCGCGGAACAATCCGGGGATTTGAAGGAAGGCAGTACGATCATTGAGCCGACGAGCGGAAATACGGGTATCGGTCTAGCGATGATTGCAGCAGCGAAAGGGTATAAGGCGGTCCTGGTCATGCCGGACACGATGAGTTTGGAGCGTCGGAACCTGTTGCGCGCTTATGGAGCGGACCTTGTCCTGACACCGGGGTCGGAAGGGATGAAAGGGGCTATCGGAAAAGCGGAAGAGCTTGCCGAGAAAAATGGTTGGTTCATGCCGCAGCAATTCAATAACGAAGCGAATCCGGAAGTGCACCGTCTGACGACAGGGCCGGAAATTGCAGATGCGCTCGATCGTGTCGATGCATTCATTTCGGGCATCGGCACGGGGGGCACCATCACCGGGGCAGGTGGCGTATTGAAAGAACGTTTCCCGGACGTAAAGATCATCGCTGTGGAACCGACTGATTCAGCAGTCCTTTCAGGTGGTAAACCGGGACCGCATAAAATCCAAGGAATCGGCGCAGGTTTCATTCCGAAAGTGCTCGACACGGACATTTACGATGAAATTATCCAAGTGACGAATGACGAAGCTTACGATACAGCTAGAAGAGCGGCACGGGAAGAGGGAATCCTGGGCGGTGTCTCCTCGGGGGCGGCGATCTTCGCAGCAATCCAAGTTGCAGAAAAGCTCGGGAAAGGCAAGAACGTCGTTGCTATCCTTCCGTCAAACGGTGAACGTTACTTGAGCACCCCGCTTTATCATTTTGAAGAAGAATAA
- a CDS encoding anthranilate synthase component I family protein codes for MDRLHPDYKKAGMTKEQFFYAYKELAKTAEHHILLESGRAGKLCIAGIDPLVTLTSKQSQSLELEWRDGEKQVREGEPLDLLSEFVESMQMDNIPELPAFQGGAIGFVSYDYARTYEPIPHIAVDDLETPDIFFYLFDRWAVLDLETETAYFMTLPGRGLDASEVEREWMEAAEVGIGKRVLTPASRTIDYTRPENVEVSVTGPQFEQMVRDVQRYIADGDVNQVNLTVRQSKKLSADPLSMYEALRSFNPSPYMASIGAKEFAVVSGSPELLLKKRGTDLSTRPIGGTRPRGTTEIEDEAFEKDLLSDEKEKGEHVMLVEQEIEDFGQVCIPETVETDEFMVIERYSHVMHLVSNVKGTAAPELSNAAIIRGVFPGGSITGSPKLRTMEIIEELEPTRRGLYTGSVGWIGFNGDMDFNIVIRTAYIKDGVAHIQAGAGLVADSDPRAEYEESLNKARALWQAKEMAEAAE; via the coding sequence ATGGATAGATTGCATCCTGATTATAAGAAGGCCGGAATGACGAAGGAGCAATTTTTTTATGCCTATAAAGAACTTGCGAAAACAGCGGAACATCATATTTTACTGGAAAGTGGGCGAGCAGGTAAGCTATGCATCGCGGGCATCGATCCTCTCGTGACGCTGACTAGCAAGCAGTCTCAATCATTGGAGCTTGAATGGCGTGACGGGGAGAAGCAAGTGCGGGAAGGTGAACCGCTTGATCTGTTATCCGAGTTCGTCGAATCGATGCAAATGGACAATATACCTGAACTGCCGGCCTTCCAAGGGGGTGCCATCGGTTTCGTCAGCTATGATTACGCTCGTACATACGAACCGATTCCTCATATTGCTGTGGATGACCTCGAAACGCCGGACATTTTCTTCTATTTGTTTGATCGCTGGGCGGTCCTCGATCTCGAAACCGAAACCGCCTATTTCATGACACTGCCCGGACGAGGGTTGGATGCATCGGAAGTGGAGAGGGAATGGATGGAGGCGGCGGAAGTTGGCATCGGGAAGCGTGTCCTCACGCCGGCTAGTCGTACAATTGATTATACAAGACCTGAAAATGTGGAAGTGTCGGTTACCGGACCTCAATTCGAGCAGATGGTCAGAGATGTCCAGCGTTATATAGCGGACGGGGACGTTAATCAAGTCAATTTGACAGTCCGTCAATCGAAGAAGCTTTCCGCTGATCCTCTTTCGATGTACGAAGCGCTGCGATCTTTCAATCCATCGCCATATATGGCGTCGATCGGAGCAAAGGAGTTCGCTGTCGTTTCCGGCTCTCCTGAATTATTGCTGAAAAAACGCGGAACGGACTTGAGTACACGTCCGATCGGGGGAACAAGGCCGAGAGGAACGACGGAAATCGAGGACGAAGCGTTTGAGAAGGACTTGCTCTCGGATGAAAAGGAAAAAGGCGAGCATGTTATGCTTGTCGAACAGGAGATTGAGGACTTTGGACAAGTCTGCATTCCGGAAACGGTGGAAACGGATGAGTTCATGGTCATTGAGCGGTATTCGCATGTTATGCATCTCGTATCAAATGTAAAGGGTACGGCGGCTCCTGAACTATCGAACGCCGCTATCATCAGAGGAGTCTTCCCTGGAGGTTCGATCACCGGCTCGCCAAAGCTGCGCACGATGGAAATCATTGAGGAGTTGGAGCCGACGCGGAGAGGTTTGTATACGGGGTCGGTCGGTTGGATCGGCTTTAACGGTGACATGGATTTTAACATCGTCATCCGGACTGCGTATATAAAAGATGGAGTCGCTCATATCCAGGCGGGTGCCGGGCTTGTCGCGGACTCCGATCCTAGAGCGGAATATGAGGAGTCGCTCAATAAGGCAAGGGCGCTCTGGCAGGCGAAGGAAATGGCCGAAGCGGCTGAATGA
- the folB gene encoding dihydroneopterin aldolase: MDYIHLNELEFYGYHGALKEETVLGQRFRVNVSLAVDLAEAGATDDLEKTVNYAEVFEVCRSVVEGEPRKLIESVAEEISRLILVRFDEQVRGVRVILIKPDPPIRGHYASVSVEITRGQFS, translated from the coding sequence ATGGATTATATTCATTTGAATGAACTGGAGTTTTACGGTTATCACGGTGCATTGAAGGAAGAGACGGTGCTAGGTCAGCGTTTCCGGGTGAATGTATCGCTGGCGGTTGATTTGGCGGAAGCAGGTGCAACGGATGATTTGGAGAAGACGGTCAATTACGCAGAGGTATTTGAAGTGTGCCGTTCTGTCGTCGAAGGGGAGCCGAGGAAACTAATCGAATCGGTCGCAGAGGAGATTTCCCGGCTCATTTTAGTGAGGTTCGACGAGCAAGTCCGTGGCGTCCGGGTCATCTTGATAAAGCCTGATCCGCCGATCCGCGGACATTATGCTTCCGTGTCGGTGGAAATTACGAGAGGGCAATTCTCATGA
- the folP gene encoding dihydropteroate synthase yields the protein MELSKAIEIYRLGNTEFDFKKETAVMGILNVTPDSFSDGGKYGQIDAALKRAEEMLRDGAKIIDIGGESTRPGHAPVSLDLELERTVPVIEALVRELDCVISIDTYKADVADAALKAGAKIVNDVWGAKREPRIAEVAAAHGAPIILMHNRETADYKGLFMDEVIADLEESIAIARKAGVPESNIWLDPGIGFAKNTSQNVLAMQGLRHISDMGYPLLLATSRKRMIGNILDLPVDERMEGTGATVCYGIEHGCHLVRVHDVKEMSRMVRMMDVLTGKAEVRVD from the coding sequence ATGGAATTATCAAAAGCGATAGAGATATACCGTTTAGGGAATACCGAATTTGACTTTAAAAAAGAGACGGCTGTCATGGGCATCTTGAATGTCACGCCGGACTCCTTCTCGGATGGAGGCAAATACGGGCAAATTGATGCGGCTTTGAAACGAGCTGAAGAAATGCTTCGGGATGGAGCGAAAATCATCGATATCGGCGGCGAGTCGACCCGGCCTGGCCACGCCCCGGTCTCGCTCGATTTGGAATTGGAGAGGACGGTTCCTGTAATCGAGGCGTTAGTACGGGAATTGGATTGTGTCATATCCATCGATACATATAAGGCGGACGTAGCTGATGCCGCATTGAAAGCGGGTGCTAAGATCGTCAATGACGTATGGGGTGCGAAACGCGAGCCGAGAATTGCGGAAGTGGCAGCGGCTCACGGAGCGCCGATCATCCTAATGCATAATCGGGAAACTGCGGATTATAAAGGGCTGTTTATGGATGAAGTTATTGCGGACTTGGAGGAAAGTATTGCAATCGCACGCAAGGCGGGAGTGCCGGAAAGCAATATTTGGCTCGATCCGGGCATCGGCTTTGCGAAAAATACTAGTCAGAATGTATTGGCGATGCAAGGGCTTCGCCATATTTCGGATATGGGGTACCCGCTCTTGCTCGCGACATCCCGAAAACGAATGATCGGCAACATACTGGATCTGCCGGTTGATGAGCGGATGGAAGGGACTGGCGCTACGGTTTGCTATGGGATTGAGCATGGATGTCACTTGGTTAGGGTGCATGACGTGAAAGAAATGTCACGTATGGTGAGGATGATGGATGTGTTAACGGGTAAGGCGGAAGTGCGAGTCGACTGA
- a CDS encoding type III pantothenate kinase, translating into MILVLDTGNTNIVLGVYDKGELKHHWRMETYRQRTEDEYAMSVKALFTHAGLSFEDINGIIISSVVPPVMFPLEQMCRKYFNLRPLIVGPGVKTGLNIKYENPREVGADRIVNAVAAIHDYGSPLIIVDFGTATTFCYVNEKGEYMGGSIAPGIGISMEALFDRASKLPRVELTRPDHIIGKNTVAAMQAGIVYGYVGLVEGIVGRMKAHSKVEPTVIATGGLAELIASETKVIDIVDNFLTLKGLHLIYERNV; encoded by the coding sequence ATGATTCTAGTATTGGATACAGGAAATACGAATATCGTTCTTGGCGTTTATGATAAAGGGGAATTGAAGCACCATTGGCGCATGGAAACGTACAGGCAAAGAACGGAAGACGAATATGCCATGTCCGTGAAAGCGCTATTTACCCATGCAGGCCTTAGTTTTGAGGATATCAATGGCATCATCATTTCCTCAGTCGTTCCGCCGGTCATGTTCCCGCTTGAACAGATGTGCAGGAAGTATTTTAACTTACGTCCGCTCATCGTCGGTCCTGGCGTTAAAACAGGGTTGAATATAAAATACGAAAATCCCCGTGAAGTGGGTGCAGACCGTATCGTCAATGCGGTTGCGGCCATCCATGATTATGGCTCTCCGCTCATTATTGTCGATTTCGGGACTGCGACGACATTTTGTTATGTGAACGAAAAGGGCGAGTATATGGGCGGCTCGATTGCGCCTGGTATCGGCATTTCCATGGAAGCATTATTCGATCGGGCATCTAAATTGCCCCGTGTGGAATTAACGCGGCCAGACCATATTATCGGCAAGAACACCGTAGCCGCGATGCAAGCAGGAATTGTTTATGGTTATGTAGGACTTGTTGAAGGTATCGTCGGAAGGATGAAAGCGCACAGTAAGGTGGAACCGACCGTCATTGCTACGGGTGGGCTTGCCGAACTGATTGCCAGTGAAACGAAAGTGATTGACATCGTAGACAATTTCCTTACATTGAAGGGGCTTCACTTGATTTACGAGAGAAATGTTTGA
- the hslO gene encoding Hsp33 family molecular chaperone HslO, whose translation MTDYLIKALAYEGTIRAYAVNSTNAVAEGQKKHHVWPTATAALGRTMTAALMMGAMLKGDDKLTVKIEGNGPAGPIVVDADANGDVKGYITHPHTHFELNEQGKLDVRRAVGAEGMLTVVKDLGLRDFFTGQVPIVSGEIAEDFTQYFVVSEQVPSAVALGVLVNPDNTVKAAGGFIIQVMPGATEETISALEKKLANVEPISRMIDRGLTPEEVLGEVLGKDNVEILDRMDVAFRCNCSKERFGNAIIGLGEQEIREMIDEDGQAEAQCHFCLEKYLFTKEELEGFIDEIRSRS comes from the coding sequence ATGACGGATTATTTGATAAAAGCATTGGCTTATGAAGGGACCATTCGTGCCTATGCGGTGAATTCGACAAATGCAGTGGCGGAGGGACAGAAAAAGCATCATGTATGGCCGACAGCTACAGCTGCTTTAGGCCGGACGATGACAGCGGCGCTCATGATGGGGGCTATGCTGAAAGGCGATGACAAACTGACGGTGAAAATCGAAGGGAATGGCCCCGCCGGACCGATTGTCGTCGATGCTGATGCCAACGGAGATGTAAAAGGTTACATCACACATCCGCACACCCATTTTGAATTGAACGAACAAGGGAAACTTGACGTTCGACGCGCTGTGGGCGCGGAAGGGATGTTGACGGTTGTTAAAGACCTAGGTTTACGCGACTTTTTCACGGGACAAGTTCCTATTGTTTCCGGTGAAATTGCGGAAGACTTCACTCAATATTTCGTCGTATCAGAGCAGGTGCCTTCAGCGGTTGCATTAGGTGTCCTTGTTAATCCGGATAATACTGTAAAGGCTGCAGGAGGATTCATTATCCAAGTGATGCCGGGTGCGACGGAAGAGACGATCAGCGCGCTTGAGAAAAAGCTTGCAAACGTTGAACCCATTTCAAGGATGATTGACCGTGGATTGACGCCTGAAGAAGTACTCGGGGAAGTGTTAGGGAAAGACAATGTTGAAATCCTCGATCGCATGGACGTTGCATTCCGATGCAATTGCTCCAAAGAACGTTTCGGCAACGCGATTATTGGTCTTGGAGAGCAGGAAATCCGTGAAATGATTGATGAGGATGGCCAGGCGGAAGCTCAATGCCATTTCTGTTTAGAGAAGTATCTATTCACAAAAGAAGAGCTTGAAGGATTTATCGATGAAATACGGTCAAGGTCGTAA
- a CDS encoding peptidyl-prolyl cis-trans isomerase: MKYGQGRNVQETVPPRRKLKTKPLLFLIGILLACNVLWFIGWLIPDKSKQPDEEVASVAGEAITRGQWMTAMEKEVGREVLLDLVNNKVMETAAKKYGIEVTDKEIELELALITSVDGQSHSGLDIEQTRQKIRSHLILEKVLSNDVVIDDETVKSFYDKNESLYNILTAYRTSVIIVPTKDEAEQALDELAKGSSFNAMAKELSTDLASASLGGDIGYINAETETIDPAIYKAASKQKEGKIGDAIQLQDGTYAIILVNEVVEGRAFSFEEVKEHIKRELAIEQLPQSVNPEAFWKEFDAKWFYGK; this comes from the coding sequence ATGAAATACGGTCAAGGTCGTAACGTCCAGGAGACGGTCCCTCCAAGAAGGAAATTGAAAACGAAACCGCTTCTTTTCCTGATTGGCATCCTTCTTGCCTGTAACGTCCTATGGTTCATCGGATGGCTCATACCTGATAAATCGAAGCAGCCCGATGAAGAGGTTGCTTCGGTCGCGGGCGAGGCGATTACGAGGGGGCAATGGATGACTGCCATGGAAAAGGAAGTCGGGCGGGAAGTGCTACTTGATCTCGTTAACAATAAAGTGATGGAGACGGCGGCGAAGAAATACGGCATCGAAGTGACTGACAAAGAAATCGAACTTGAACTAGCGTTGATCACTTCGGTGGACGGCCAATCCCACTCGGGACTGGATATTGAGCAAACCAGGCAAAAAATCCGTTCCCACCTTATTCTGGAGAAGGTTTTATCGAATGATGTCGTCATTGACGATGAAACCGTGAAATCTTTTTATGATAAGAATGAGTCCCTCTATAATATTTTAACCGCATATCGGACTTCTGTTATCATTGTTCCGACGAAGGATGAGGCGGAGCAGGCATTGGATGAGTTGGCAAAGGGATCAAGCTTCAATGCCATGGCAAAAGAGTTATCGACCGATCTTGCGTCGGCAAGCCTCGGCGGTGACATCGGCTATATAAATGCTGAGACGGAAACGATCGACCCAGCAATCTATAAAGCTGCGTCAAAACAGAAGGAAGGCAAGATCGGTGACGCTATCCAGTTGCAGGACGGTACATACGCTATTATCCTAGTGAATGAAGTGGTGGAAGGCAGGGCGTTCTCCTTTGAAGAAGTGAAAGAGCATATTAAACGCGAGCTCGCCATTGAACAACTTCCGCAATCGGTCAATCCTGAGGCGTTCTGGAAAGAGTTTGATGCAAAATGGTTTTACGGAAAATAA
- the folK gene encoding 2-amino-4-hydroxy-6-hydroxymethyldihydropteridine diphosphokinase, whose protein sequence is MNIAYLSIGSNIGDRLHHLKEAVRALHSHEGIDVTKVSSIYETAPVGYTEQADFLNLAVSIATSLDPFELLAACQQVENGLGRVREIRWGPRTVDLDILLYNNDNIEAENLIVPHPRMGERAFVLVPLLEIAPAIGHPVTGIPFTVEVPDEEGVLLWKKVKGVGQLL, encoded by the coding sequence ATGAACATTGCATACCTCTCTATTGGATCCAATATCGGTGACAGGCTGCATCATCTGAAGGAGGCTGTCCGTGCACTTCATTCCCACGAAGGAATTGACGTGACGAAAGTATCTTCCATCTATGAGACTGCTCCCGTCGGTTATACGGAGCAGGCGGACTTTCTTAACTTGGCTGTCTCTATTGCGACTTCATTGGATCCGTTTGAATTATTGGCAGCATGCCAACAGGTTGAGAACGGCCTCGGTCGCGTACGTGAAATCAGATGGGGCCCACGGACTGTAGACCTTGACATTTTGCTGTATAATAACGACAATATTGAAGCGGAGAATCTAATTGTGCCGCACCCGAGAATGGGTGAACGGGCATTTGTTCTCGTGCCTTTATTGGAAATCGCGCCTGCAATCGGACATCCTGTAACGGGAATCCCGTTTACAGTGGAAGTTCCTGATGAAGAGGGCGTTTTGCTTTGGAAGAAAGTTAAGGGAGTCGGGCAGTTGCTATGA
- the pabC gene encoding aminodeoxychorismate lyase, with protein sequence MLCWMNGEFEQAEQLRISPLDHGFLYGAGFFETFRTYEGHVFLFKEHMERLRAALREYRITMPYSDEEILEAIRGLHVCSGEQDGYFRLNVSAGVHDIGLTPSEYKSPNVILFRKELAVVARGTEKKAVWLETERNLPESKVRHKSHNFLNNVRGRLELPSLKELEGIFLTADGYVAEGVTSNVFWVKDGALYTPSTETGILPGLTRGFLLKLGAEAGMAIHIGLFTKSDVEQADEVFVSNSIQELVPISSVGERLMPGTSGVYYQKLHRLYVRAIDRMKEG encoded by the coding sequence ATGCTTTGTTGGATGAACGGTGAATTTGAACAGGCGGAACAATTGCGGATTTCCCCGTTAGATCATGGGTTTTTATATGGAGCAGGTTTTTTTGAGACGTTTAGGACATATGAAGGGCATGTATTTTTATTCAAAGAGCATATGGAACGTCTTCGTGCAGCATTGCGAGAATACCGAATTACAATGCCTTATTCCGACGAGGAGATTTTGGAGGCGATCCGAGGGCTGCACGTCTGTTCGGGCGAACAAGACGGGTATTTCCGTCTGAATGTGTCGGCGGGTGTGCACGATATCGGATTGACCCCTTCCGAATACAAGTCGCCGAACGTCATCCTGTTCCGCAAAGAGCTTGCGGTTGTGGCGCGGGGAACGGAAAAGAAGGCTGTTTGGCTTGAGACGGAAAGGAATCTCCCTGAAAGCAAGGTCCGCCACAAGTCGCATAACTTCCTGAACAATGTGCGCGGTCGATTGGAACTTCCTTCATTGAAGGAGCTGGAAGGGATTTTCCTCACGGCGGATGGCTATGTCGCTGAAGGCGTTACATCCAATGTGTTTTGGGTGAAAGATGGAGCATTATATACGCCGTCAACAGAGACAGGGATTCTGCCCGGTCTTACGCGCGGTTTTTTATTGAAGCTCGGAGCGGAAGCCGGCATGGCTATACATATCGGGTTGTTTACGAAAAGTGACGTCGAGCAGGCGGATGAAGTGTTCGTTTCGAACTCGATTCAAGAGCTTGTTCCTATTTCTTCTGTAGGCGAGCGGTTGATGCCTGGGACTTCAGGGGTTTATTATCAAAAACTGCATCGATTATACGTGCGGGCAATCGATCGAATGAAGGAAGGGTAA